The proteins below are encoded in one region of Candidatus Brocadiaceae bacterium:
- a CDS encoding glycosyltransferase: MMDNSSPLVSVVMSVFNGEAYIASAIESVLNQTYENFEFILLNNASTDRTKNIVLSYKDTRTLFVDNPANLGFTSSLNKGCRMAKGKYIARLDADDIAHPKRIEKQVDFLEKNPDISVLGTCYVLIDSVGNEIKNVVMPDTEEKIFLQTLFTSPVCHSSVFIKRSVMNHLHYYPENFPYYQDYALWINVIKSGYKICNLREYLVSVRQHENTATGKHFQERHMTENVGAYKVIIKDILKMDISEKEAENLYTLYYMIDELKNEDLENAIITLKRISDRLVPVLGINKIEIYKELLYRICSCSRFYYNQKYYGNKKYLHSYLGILYFYYIVAKKCMKFLRPYAAKR; the protein is encoded by the coding sequence ATGATGGATAATTCTTCACCTCTTGTAAGCGTTGTGATGAGTGTCTTTAATGGGGAGGCATATATAGCCAGTGCAATAGAAAGTGTTTTAAACCAGACATATGAAAATTTTGAATTTATCCTATTAAACAATGCAAGTACAGACAGAACAAAAAATATTGTCTTATCGTACAAAGATACACGGACCTTGTTCGTTGATAATCCGGCAAACCTTGGGTTTACAAGCTCGTTGAATAAAGGATGTAGGATGGCAAAGGGGAAATATATAGCGAGATTGGATGCAGATGATATTGCCCATCCAAAAAGAATAGAAAAACAAGTTGACTTTCTGGAAAAAAACCCTGATATCAGCGTTTTAGGCACATGCTATGTATTAATTGACAGTGTTGGCAATGAGATAAAAAATGTAGTTATGCCTGATACAGAGGAAAAAATTTTTTTACAAACACTTTTTACCTCACCAGTATGTCATTCATCAGTTTTTATAAAAAGAAGTGTTATGAATCATTTACATTACTATCCGGAAAACTTCCCTTATTATCAGGATTATGCCCTATGGATTAATGTCATAAAATCTGGTTATAAGATTTGCAATTTAAGAGAATATCTTGTTTCTGTGCGGCAACATGAGAATACCGCGACCGGCAAACATTTTCAAGAAAGGCATATGACTGAAAATGTTGGGGCTTATAAGGTTATAATAAAGGACATTCTTAAAATGGACATTTCTGAAAAGGAAGCAGAAAACTTATATACATTATATTATATGATTGATGAATTAAAGAACGAAGATCTTGAAAATGCAATTATAACGTTAAAGAGAATTTCCGATAGACTTGTACCTGTTTTGGGAATAAACAAGATAGAAATATATAAAGAATTATTATATAGGATATGTTCGTGTAGTAGATTTTATTACAATCAAAAATATTATGGAAACAAAAAATATTTACATAGCTATTTAGGAATACTGTATTTTTATTATATTGTGGCAAAGAAATGCATGAAATTT
- a CDS encoding dTDP-4-dehydrorhamnose 3,5-epimerase family protein — MIEGVKITSLRQIVDERGKIMHMLRADAPHFEKFGEIYFSFIHPGVIKGWHIHKKMTLNYAVPVGKIKLVLYDDRENSTTRGKLMEIFIGPDNYQLITIPPLVWNGTKGIAEKTSIIANCSTHPHDPNEIARLDPFDKKIPYDWSLKHG, encoded by the coding sequence ATGATTGAAGGGGTAAAAATAACATCATTACGGCAAATAGTAGATGAACGCGGAAAAATTATGCATATGTTGCGTGCCGATGCCCCTCATTTTGAAAAATTTGGTGAGATTTATTTTTCTTTTATCCATCCTGGGGTAATAAAGGGGTGGCATATCCACAAAAAAATGACGTTAAATTATGCGGTACCTGTGGGTAAAATTAAATTGGTTCTTTATGACGACAGGGAGAATTCTACCACCCGTGGCAAATTAATGGAAATTTTTATTGGTCCTGATAATTATCAACTGATAACAATTCCTCCACTTGTCTGGAATGGCACGAAAGGAATAGCAGAAAAAACATCTATTATTGCCAATTGTTCTACACACCCTCATGATCCGAATGAGATTGCAAGGCTTGATCCCTTTGACAAAAAAATCCCTTATGATTGGAGTTTAAAGCACGGCTGA
- a CDS encoding radical SAM protein: MSILRSKTIDLFKHEGLTETQKKNRKNNLDEIHKKHLRLCSYPRRLVLELTNACNMSCIMCGRDESNFNNNFFDINILGKLESIFAYIEEVTLFGWGEPTIHPEFKTILEFLDKYPVKKYFVTNGTTLQRIKNYLFDYKVDIMAVSLDGATPETNNRIRRKSNFNQIVSALTSIVQQKKEKGVPYPYINFVITLMKSNLSELPDMVNLAYDIGIEEVKAVYLTSFSKELENESLWGMVDEVREVFAETEARSNRLEILLKLPYLQGEDIAGNKYHKDCFVGWRDFFIGSDGYVRPCQSISQKLFQISSYNSFMEAWNSKEMIHFRSVVNDEGNMWKGCKSCYQSSHANWNKKSSFLQIGQKFAPDWGNG, from the coding sequence ATGAGTATTTTAAGATCGAAGACGATAGATTTATTCAAACATGAAGGATTAACTGAAACCCAAAAAAAGAACAGGAAAAATAATTTAGATGAAATTCATAAGAAACATTTGAGATTATGTTCCTATCCACGCCGGTTAGTCCTGGAATTAACAAATGCCTGCAATATGAGTTGTATTATGTGTGGCAGGGATGAAAGTAATTTTAATAATAATTTTTTTGATATAAATATATTAGGAAAATTAGAAAGTATTTTTGCATATATAGAGGAAGTTACTTTATTTGGTTGGGGAGAACCAACAATTCATCCAGAATTTAAGACTATTTTGGAGTTCCTTGATAAATATCCAGTCAAGAAATATTTTGTTACTAATGGGACTACATTACAGAGAATAAAAAACTATTTGTTTGATTATAAGGTAGACATAATGGCGGTGAGTCTTGATGGGGCTACTCCTGAAACGAACAATAGGATTAGACGAAAATCGAATTTCAACCAAATTGTTTCTGCTCTTACATCGATCGTTCAGCAAAAAAAAGAAAAGGGTGTACCGTATCCATACATAAATTTTGTGATCACATTAATGAAGAGTAATTTGTCTGAATTGCCTGATATGGTAAATCTGGCATACGATATAGGAATCGAGGAAGTCAAGGCGGTATATCTGACTTCCTTTAGTAAGGAACTTGAAAATGAATCTTTATGGGGCATGGTTGATGAGGTAAGAGAAGTCTTTGCTGAAACAGAAGCACGGTCAAACCGGCTGGAAATCCTGTTAAAGCTCCCTTATCTTCAAGGGGAAGATATTGCCGGTAATAAATATCACAAGGATTGTTTTGTTGGGTGGCGCGATTTTTTTATTGGCTCTGATGGATACGTCAGGCCATGCCAATCCATATCGCAAAAGTTGTTTCAAATTTCAAGCTATAATAGTTTTATGGAAGCCTGGAATTCTAAGGAAATGATACACTTTCGCTCTGTTGTCAATGATGAAGGGAATATGTGGAAGGGATGCAAGAGTTGTTACCAGTCTTCCCATGCTAATTGGAACAAAAAGTCATCGTTTTTACAAATTGGTCAAAAATTTGCGCCTGATTGGGGAAATGGTTAA
- a CDS encoding HEPN domain-containing protein, which yields MPVLDDVKEVVDIIKKEGTPDAIILFGSIAKGAEGKDIDLLIVGNKKEEKRIVKSLYPFFKKYPLDTFFVSKKKLKELYYHGSPFLRLIQKEGRLLYMHNSLKDWHGSVLEDFRQAKYLSEGGFYKGACFSCQQAIEKIITWALLKKGWELEKIHNIRRLIAIAENFGIMIKLDDEEIDYIDSVYKGRYPGEEGLLPLGSPTQKDAKRALKIAKKKLDIFKDSVNL from the coding sequence ATGCCTGTCCTGGATGATGTTAAAGAGGTCGTCGATATCATAAAAAAAGAGGGTACCCCGGATGCGATTATTCTGTTCGGTTCAATCGCAAAAGGGGCAGAGGGAAAAGATATAGACCTCTTAATTGTTGGAAACAAAAAAGAAGAAAAGAGGATTGTAAAGTCTCTTTATCCTTTCTTTAAAAAATACCCATTGGATACCTTCTTCGTTTCAAAGAAGAAACTTAAGGAGTTGTATTACCATGGAAGTCCGTTCTTGCGCCTTATTCAGAAAGAAGGGAGGTTGCTTTATATGCATAACTCATTGAAGGACTGGCATGGTTCAGTGTTAGAAGACTTCCGGCAGGCTAAATATCTTTCTGAAGGAGGTTTCTATAAGGGAGCTTGTTTTAGTTGCCAGCAGGCTATTGAAAAAATTATTACATGGGCTTTGTTAAAAAAAGGTTGGGAACTCGAAAAGATACACAATATCAGAAGGCTTATAGCGATTGCTGAAAATTTTGGAATAATGATAAAGTTAGATGATGAGGAAATAGATTACATTGATAGTGTATATAAAGGAAGATATCCCGGAGAGGAGGGCCTTCTGCCTCTTGGCTCACCAACACAGAAGGATGCAAAGAGGGCATTAAAGATTGCAAAAAAGAAATTGGACATTTTTAAGGATTCAGTTAATTTATAA
- a CDS encoding Uma2 family endonuclease, giving the protein MAVVPLEKTGKGKIYNYKDYEKLPEGSPYQLIGGELVMTPSPVPYHQIISMRIEYELLKFVEERKLGIILYAPIDVYLSEEDIYQPDIIFISNDRLNIIGEKKIESAPDLIVEILSPATAYYDLKHKKRIYESSGVKEFWIIDPMEKSIEVYENVGGRFKLFNEVIKKGKIHSNLIKGLEVEVETVFKLA; this is encoded by the coding sequence ATGGCTGTTGTACCGTTAGAAAAGACAGGCAAAGGAAAGATTTATAATTATAAAGACTATGAAAAATTGCCGGAAGGTTCGCCTTACCAATTAATAGGAGGGGAGTTGGTTATGACGCCATCACCTGTGCCGTATCATCAAATAATTTCGATGAGGATAGAATATGAATTGTTAAAATTTGTTGAGGAAAGAAAACTCGGTATTATACTTTATGCACCAATTGATGTATATCTTTCAGAAGAAGATATCTATCAGCCAGATATTATTTTTATCTCAAATGACAGACTTAACATCATCGGAGAAAAAAAGATAGAGTCAGCACCCGACCTGATTGTAGAGATACTTTCGCCAGCCACTGCCTATTATGACCTTAAACACAAAAAAAGGATATATGAATCATCAGGTGTAAAGGAATTCTGGATAATTGACCCTATGGAGAAAAGCATAGAGGTTTATGAAAATGTAGGGGGAAGATTCAAATTATTTAATGAGGTGATTAAAAAAGGAAAGATTCACTCTAACCTTATTAAGGGCTTAGAGGTTGAAGTAGAGACAGTGTTTAAATTGGCATGA
- a CDS encoding DUF6516 family protein: MYAIVSTLKESHLFPSVDIIDLVDEESVKLIRIKARVLDGTILYITELYAKRYQKYSYHWRKENGELIIRWDNKPHWKNLKTFPYHKHEEGKVFPSHRVIIDDVVTIIKERVK; the protein is encoded by the coding sequence GTGTATGCAATAGTATCAACACTAAAGGAATCTCATTTATTTCCTTCTGTTGATATAATTGATTTAGTCGATGAAGAGTCTGTAAAGTTAATTCGGATAAAGGCAAGGGTGTTAGATGGAACGATTTTATATATTACTGAATTATACGCAAAAAGATATCAAAAATATTCCTATCACTGGCGGAAGGAAAATGGGGAATTAATCATCAGGTGGGACAATAAACCTCATTGGAAGAATCTTAAAACTTTCCCATATCATAAACATGAAGAAGGTAAGGTCTTTCCCTCTCATAGAGTTATTATTGACGACGTCGTAACGATAATAAAAGAAAGAGTCAAATAA
- a CDS encoding HEPN domain-containing protein, producing MNEEKKALINCRLSQAKDFINEAKVLLREGMSIRSIINRLYYAMFYAVLALLQEKQLGTSKHTGAISLFDKEFIKTGIFQKDLSRALHRAFELRQKGDYLEQVKFTREDVDGLLPKAEDFLNSIECYFLGLK from the coding sequence ATGAACGAAGAGAAAAAGGCTTTAATCAATTGTAGACTTTCTCAAGCGAAGGACTTTATCAATGAGGCAAAGGTACTTCTTCGTGAGGGAATGAGTATCCGGTCTATAATAAATAGGTTGTACTATGCAATGTTTTATGCAGTTCTTGCGCTTCTTCAGGAAAAACAACTTGGTACATCCAAACACACCGGCGCAATTTCCCTCTTTGACAAAGAATTCATAAAAACTGGAATTTTTCAGAAAGATTTGTCCAGAGCATTACATCGCGCCTTTGAGCTTCGCCAAAAAGGCGATTATTTGGAGCAGGTTAAGTTTACCCGGGAAGATGTTGATGGACTATTACCAAAAGCTGAAGATTTTCTAAATTCAATAGAATGCTATTTCTTGGGATTAAAATGA
- a CDS encoding nucleotidyltransferase domain-containing protein: MQEKELVIVKELKQIISKRIKVHDVIVFGSRARGNATEESDLDVLVVVDTMDRSIEKYIGECAWEIGFPNDIVITPIAITFDTLKNSPIRESAFIKNVYREGVHV, encoded by the coding sequence ATGCAAGAAAAAGAACTTGTAATTGTAAAAGAACTTAAACAGATTATATCCAAGAGAATCAAGGTTCATGATGTAATAGTTTTTGGCTCAAGGGCAAGGGGTAATGCTACAGAGGAATCAGACCTTGATGTGCTTGTTGTCGTTGATACTATGGATCGTTCGATTGAAAAATATATAGGCGAGTGCGCTTGGGAGATTGGTTTTCCCAATGATATAGTTATAACACCGATTGCGATAACTTTTGATACTTTAAAGAACAGCCCCATTCGTGAGTCCGCATTTATTAAGAATGTATACCGTGAAGGTGTGCACGTATGA
- a CDS encoding glycosyltransferase family 39 protein, translating into MEDLLYVDYGIETLYVADFVRIFVSPFVEVTHGTLIFVFRCIHLLAWIGSIIALWRLVGRHFGKGWQQILAVTLLVVRPAFPYLLNNSNADIPVLFFIIIGLDYSLRIIDKPNIKSFCIAIVCATMGFVIKYYGLLLLPAIALALYFSRYYHDKNYYRGVNSIFTHEIKKAYLLPALIGVSIILFTLIPILVYVRGSTGITLYEELGIWGSLKEKKLILWIWLIGIFFIVTSFVFWRINKQNILYWRKIGKVFNELNTYSIIVCGAFFITTFLLSLRLLVNLNLFILECAQFGSLIDVQAGLIEKKGLFHVLLHNVVNKLATFDVIIFSFFMLYLGMEFYNRQQHMEDASVRLVFLKRMVLLVFLIVPFLYMLTPYRMEKHNMLAFFAITVILVNQGITLFIISLKRKKILQKMIIFCFVILFVGDVVVNAATVIKERMRAFNQQHDVAYEIADWWLQHITKDTMVVADHQTRVYVPTEHKNIKYFRSYKKVPSKEGFVEELYRLVNEYHPKYVYLNEGSNGRPTDNETWPSMNEMLPDKTIKQIKVFESTGRRYQRHPDDKFVFYEIFYW; encoded by the coding sequence ATGGAGGATTTATTATATGTAGACTATGGAATTGAAACACTTTATGTCGCAGACTTTGTTCGTATTTTTGTGTCTCCATTTGTGGAAGTCACCCATGGAACCCTTATCTTCGTTTTTCGATGCATACATTTACTTGCCTGGATTGGTTCTATAATAGCGCTCTGGAGGCTAGTGGGAAGACATTTTGGAAAAGGATGGCAACAGATTCTTGCTGTAACTCTCCTAGTGGTTAGGCCTGCCTTTCCCTACTTATTAAACAATTCTAACGCAGATATTCCCGTTTTATTTTTTATCATAATAGGATTGGACTACTCTTTACGGATTATAGATAAACCGAATATAAAATCCTTTTGTATTGCTATAGTATGTGCAACCATGGGTTTTGTTATAAAGTACTATGGATTATTGCTCTTACCAGCCATAGCGCTTGCGCTGTATTTTTCAAGATATTATCACGATAAAAACTATTACAGAGGGGTGAATAGTATTTTCACTCATGAAATAAAAAAAGCGTACCTGCTTCCAGCTTTAATTGGTGTTAGTATCATACTCTTTACTTTAATTCCCATCTTAGTGTATGTCCGTGGAAGCACTGGTATTACCCTTTATGAAGAATTAGGGATATGGGGAAGTTTAAAGGAAAAAAAGTTAATTCTATGGATATGGTTGATAGGGATTTTCTTTATAGTAACTTCATTTGTGTTTTGGAGAATAAACAAACAGAATATTCTCTATTGGAGAAAAATTGGTAAAGTATTTAACGAGTTAAATACGTATTCAATAATCGTTTGTGGGGCGTTTTTTATTACTACTTTTTTGTTGAGTTTAAGACTGTTAGTAAATCTTAACCTCTTTATATTAGAATGCGCGCAGTTTGGTTCACTTATTGATGTACAAGCGGGTTTAATTGAAAAAAAAGGGCTTTTCCATGTTCTTTTGCATAATGTAGTAAATAAATTAGCAACATTTGACGTTATCATTTTTTCCTTTTTTATGCTTTATCTGGGAATGGAGTTCTATAATAGGCAGCAACATATGGAGGATGCTTCAGTGCGCTTAGTATTTCTGAAGAGGATGGTGTTGCTGGTTTTTCTGATAGTGCCTTTTCTTTATATGTTAACACCGTATAGGATGGAAAAGCATAATATGTTAGCCTTTTTTGCTATCACAGTTATTTTGGTGAATCAAGGAATTACATTGTTTATTATTTCACTTAAGAGGAAAAAAATATTGCAGAAGATGATTATTTTTTGCTTCGTTATCTTGTTTGTGGGTGATGTGGTAGTAAATGCCGCAACGGTTATCAAAGAAAGAATGAGGGCTTTTAATCAGCAACACGATGTGGCATATGAGATAGCTGATTGGTGGTTACAACACATTACTAAAGATACGATGGTTGTCGCCGACCATCAAACACGTGTATATGTTCCCACAGAACATAAAAACATCAAATATTTTAGAAGTTATAAAAAAGTGCCTTCCAAAGAAGGCTTTGTAGAAGAATTATATAGATTAGTGAACGAGTATCATCCAAAGTATGTTTATTTGAATGAAGGTTCAAATGGAAGGCCTACGGATAATGAAACTTGGCCATCTATGAATGAGATGTTGCCAGATAAAACAATAAAACAAATAAAAGTTTTTGAAAGTACCGGTAGGCGTTATCAGCGGCATCCTGATGATAAGTTTGTTTTTTACGAAATATTTTATTGGTGA
- a CDS encoding oligosaccharide flippase family protein: MLNVIILLSLGADSLGIFNQIYAIFVISGQITVLGLHDSAQKHNSEFSDIPIESHLLSVAALLIAILAGLVGAVFLALLSGQIGRFFQSTDVGRGILLIAPGLFFFTINKVLMGILNGQRRMGAFAVGQSIRAVSVLLVCLIIVFRKDLPYKFGLSFTCAELLLLFSLLIFVKPVGFHIVRVGDIRKWMSRHFRFGSKAFVHGFLSEAFIRIDIIMLGIFVSDRAVGIYSFAAMFLEGAYQVSIVIRTITNPILVRLLLLCEKKSIVSFARRTALLSFSATFIVSAAIILVYPYFKLFIPEETIDSSYGVLLILLTGLLLYSTCVPFDYIFLQAGKPGIQSVYMTINTMMNAAMNLALIPFWGIYGACIATAFSFVFSSVLLNVLSSRMLGMHGGIFLHR, encoded by the coding sequence GTGCTGAATGTTATTATACTGCTTTCCCTTGGCGCCGATAGCCTTGGAATTTTCAATCAAATTTATGCCATATTTGTAATTTCTGGGCAGATAACGGTTCTTGGCCTTCATGACTCTGCCCAAAAGCATAATTCTGAATTCTCAGATATTCCTATCGAATCTCACCTACTATCTGTTGCAGCACTTTTGATCGCTATTTTAGCCGGTCTTGTCGGAGCTGTTTTCCTTGCTTTATTAAGTGGTCAAATTGGAAGATTTTTCCAAAGCACTGATGTTGGCCGAGGGATACTCCTTATTGCACCTGGCTTATTTTTCTTTACGATCAATAAAGTACTTATGGGTATTCTTAACGGCCAACGACGCATGGGTGCTTTTGCCGTTGGTCAGTCAATTCGAGCCGTTTCTGTCTTGCTGGTCTGCCTTATAATTGTCTTCCGCAAGGACCTGCCATATAAATTTGGGTTAAGCTTTACCTGCGCAGAGCTTCTATTGCTGTTTTCCTTGCTGATTTTTGTGAAACCAGTAGGTTTTCATATTGTCCGAGTTGGTGATATACGAAAGTGGATGTCGAGACATTTCCGGTTTGGCAGTAAGGCATTTGTTCATGGCTTTCTCTCAGAGGCGTTTATCCGCATAGACATTATAATGTTAGGGATATTTGTTAGTGATAGGGCGGTGGGAATATATAGTTTTGCAGCAATGTTTCTTGAGGGGGCTTATCAGGTGTCAATTGTTATTCGCACCATTACAAATCCCATTTTAGTTCGATTGTTGCTTCTCTGTGAAAAAAAGTCTATCGTGAGTTTTGCGAGGCGGACAGCTCTATTGAGTTTTTCGGCAACCTTTATTGTTTCCGCTGCAATCATCCTCGTATATCCTTATTTTAAATTATTTATACCAGAAGAGACGATAGATTCGAGTTATGGAGTATTATTAATTCTTTTGACTGGTTTGTTACTATATTCGACTTGTGTACCCTTCGATTATATTTTTCTGCAAGCCGGGAAACCTGGAATACAGAGTGTCTATATGACGATAAATACGATGATGAATGCAGCGATGAACCTTGCTCTAATACCGTTTTGGGGGATCTATGGAGCGTGTATTGCCACTGCTTTTTCTTTCGTTTTTTCTAGTGTACTTTTAAATGTCCTTTCTTCACGTATGCTTGGGATGCATGGCGGCATATTCCTACACCGATAA
- a CDS encoding class I SAM-dependent methyltransferase, translating into MMNECIICSSSDRISLYDGILKCQKCGHIFSDLNLNDDELFNLYRKNYFFGDEYSDYLADRNVLQKSFQMRLKVLESFMDQNRHKHLLEIGCAYGFFLQTALDSFDTVEGIDITEDGVHYAKEQLKLNVVHADFLQHDFKDKNFDVVCMWDTIEHLRCPHLYLKKISKHMKGGSLIAITTGDIGSLNARMKKDKWRLMHPPTHIHYFTKKTLAKILDANGFDIIYNRYCGFYRSVDLIAYRILVLQKKWPKVYTFLCKCRMNRFNFYLNLYDIRYVIARKR; encoded by the coding sequence ATGATGAATGAATGTATAATTTGTAGCAGTAGCGATAGGATATCTCTCTATGATGGAATACTAAAATGTCAGAAATGTGGGCATATTTTTTCTGATTTAAATTTAAATGATGATGAGTTATTTAACCTTTATAGGAAAAACTATTTTTTTGGTGATGAGTATAGTGATTATTTAGCGGACAGGAATGTGTTGCAGAAGAGCTTTCAAATGCGTTTGAAAGTTTTAGAGTCCTTTATGGACCAAAATCGGCATAAGCATTTACTTGAAATTGGTTGTGCTTATGGGTTTTTTCTTCAAACGGCGCTGGATAGCTTTGATACAGTAGAAGGAATTGACATAACAGAAGATGGGGTTCATTATGCAAAAGAACAATTAAAACTGAATGTTGTTCATGCTGATTTTTTACAACATGATTTTAAGGATAAGAATTTCGATGTGGTATGTATGTGGGACACCATTGAGCATTTACGGTGTCCGCACTTGTATTTGAAAAAAATAAGTAAACATATGAAAGGTGGGTCATTAATAGCGATAACAACAGGTGATATAGGCAGTTTAAATGCACGAATGAAAAAAGATAAATGGCGTTTGATGCATCCGCCAACTCATATACATTATTTTACAAAGAAAACTCTAGCCAAAATCTTAGATGCCAATGGATTTGACATAATATATAATCGTTACTGTGGTTTCTATCGTAGTGTTGATCTAATCGCATATAGAATTTTAGTATTACAAAAAAAATGGCCGAAGGTCTATACTTTTTTATGTAAATGTAGAATGAACAGGTTTAACTTTTATTTAAATCTTTATGATATAAGATACGTTATAGCTCGAAAACGTTAG
- a CDS encoding glycosyltransferase family 2 protein: MISIISPIYNEAENIVELCRRVASVLDSIQEEFEFILVENGSSDRSLEIIKTLRKKDPRIKYISLSRNFGHQGGIMAGLSNASGSAVISLDGDLQHPPELIPKLVELWKSGYDIVFTTKKVNKHDGDWRFFPTRIFYKLISYISDVSLTYGQSDYRLLDKKVVDVILSIPEKNKFLRGMVKWVGFSQIGIEYEVAQRKSGQSKFSLWNYISFAHDGIFSFSTVPLKVFLWIGVTIASCCGFYACYYFIMGLITLFCPESNLLPPGSATITVSILFLGAVQLIGIGCLGEYIGRIYSQTKERPDFIVKEKNLE; the protein is encoded by the coding sequence ATGATATCGATTATTTCACCGATTTATAATGAAGCTGAAAATATAGTCGAACTCTGTAGAAGGGTCGCAAGTGTTCTTGACAGCATACAAGAAGAATTCGAGTTTATACTTGTGGAGAACGGAAGCAGTGATCGTTCTCTGGAAATTATTAAAACCTTAAGAAAAAAAGACCCCCGTATTAAGTATATAAGTTTGTCAAGAAACTTCGGACATCAGGGAGGAATAATGGCTGGATTGTCCAATGCTTCAGGAAGCGCGGTTATATCATTGGATGGTGATTTACAACACCCACCTGAATTAATTCCAAAATTGGTTGAATTATGGAAATCAGGTTATGACATCGTTTTTACTACAAAAAAGGTAAATAAGCATGATGGAGATTGGCGTTTTTTCCCAACCAGAATTTTTTATAAACTTATTAGTTATATCTCAGATGTGAGTCTTACTTATGGGCAGTCTGACTATCGGCTATTGGACAAAAAAGTAGTGGACGTAATTTTGAGCATTCCTGAAAAAAATAAGTTTTTACGTGGAATGGTAAAATGGGTTGGATTTTCTCAGATTGGCATTGAATATGAGGTCGCCCAGAGAAAGAGCGGGCAATCGAAATTTTCTCTTTGGAATTATATCAGTTTTGCGCACGATGGTATCTTTTCCTTTTCTACCGTTCCCCTAAAGGTATTTTTATGGATAGGGGTCACCATTGCCAGCTGCTGCGGGTTTTATGCTTGTTATTATTTTATAATGGGGCTGATAACCTTATTTTGTCCGGAGAGCAATTTATTGCCACCTGGTTCGGCAACGATTACCGTTAGCATATTGTTCTTAGGGGCAGTTCAATTAATCGGAATCGGTTGTCTTGGAGAATACATAGGACGTATTTATTCTCAGACGAAAGAGAGGCCAGATTTTATAGTCAAAGAAAAAAATCTAGAATGA
- a CDS encoding GDP-mannose 4,6-dehydratase, with protein sequence MKIGITGQSGFIGGAVARAVSGAGHQVISLDKCIRSYFADNDYPKKLDWVLHFAASTSIKASMKDPFFTYRNNIESTLAALKLSYHSRASFVFMSSYVYGQPKYLPIDEKHPIACLNPYMGSKILSEEICRQLSDMLCIPLVILRGFYIYGNCQFPGRLISDLMESVRKGIPMVLNDPAPKRDYLYIKDFEALILKIISQVQIKTGTYNVGSGHSYSNLEVAEMVRILSGGKCDIVAKSSPRSQDVSDCTVDVSLIKEAFSWEPRYSLEKGLSELIQLSAL encoded by the coding sequence ATGAAAATTGGAATTACCGGTCAAAGTGGTTTTATTGGTGGCGCTGTTGCACGTGCAGTTTCAGGCGCAGGGCATCAGGTAATATCTTTGGATAAATGTATTCGATCTTATTTTGCCGATAATGATTATCCTAAAAAACTGGATTGGGTACTCCATTTTGCTGCTAGTACTTCAATAAAAGCAAGCATGAAAGACCCGTTTTTCACTTACAGAAATAATATTGAATCAACGTTAGCGGCTTTAAAGTTATCATATCATTCAAGAGCTTCTTTTGTTTTTATGAGTTCATATGTATATGGTCAACCAAAGTATTTGCCTATAGATGAAAAGCATCCAATAGCCTGTCTTAATCCTTATATGGGTAGTAAGATTCTTAGTGAAGAAATCTGTCGACAATTGAGTGATATGTTGTGCATCCCCTTAGTAATTCTTCGTGGATTTTATATTTATGGAAATTGTCAGTTCCCGGGACGATTAATTTCTGACTTGATGGAATCAGTTCGTAAGGGTATTCCAATGGTTTTGAATGATCCAGCGCCAAAACGAGATTATCTATATATCAAAGATTTTGAAGCACTCATTCTAAAGATAATTTCTCAGGTTCAGATTAAGACAGGTACCTATAATGTTGGTTCTGGTCATAGCTACTCCAATTTAGAAGTGGCGGAAATGGTTCGTATCCTTTCTGGTGGTAAATGTGATATTGTGGCGAAATCATCTCCACGCTCGCAGGATGTGTCGGATTGTACGGTAGATGTGAGTTTAATTAAAGAAGCTTTTTCCTGGGAACCACGATACTCATTAGAGAAAGGATTAAGCGAGTTGATACAGTTAAGTGCGTTATAA